Sequence from the Priestia megaterium genome:
TGGCGCTAGTGGGCGTTGTTTGGTACAAGTTTTTAAAGAAGAAAAGCTTCCCTAAAATTTTCATGTGGGCATTTGTCGCAACAGGTCCTCTCGCGATCATGGGCATTGAATTCGGATGGATTTTTGCATGTACAGGAAGACAACCCTGGGTCATTTACCGCATCATGCGTACATCAGAAGCAGTTACCACTTCTGCTAATTTGCATATTTTATTTTTTTTATTTTTGCTTGTTTATATCGTACTCGTGGCCGCAGTCGCCCTTGTACTGGTGTTTTATTTCAGAAGAAATCCGCTTTCTAAAGAGCTTGCTGCGCAAGCAGATTAAAAAGGATGTGAGAATATGGCTGATTCATTACTAGCAATTACTGTAATATGGGGCTTCATTTTTATCTATGCCGTAATGGGAACAATGGACTTTGGAGCTGGTTTTTGGTCGATGGTATATATTAATCGTACGAAAACAAATGCTACAGATGTAGCAAACAGATATCTATCGCCTACTTGGGAAGTAACTAATGTATTTATTGTTGCGATTGTTGTTGCGCTGTTTAGCTTTTTTCCTCGTGCTACTTTTACGCTTGGCACAGTGTTACTAATACCCGGAAGTATCATTTTACTTCTCTTATCTATTCGAAGCGGGTTTTTAGTGTTTTCACATTATGCTAGCAGTTTTAAATATCGGAGAGCATTGGTTTATATATCCGGTATATCTGGCGTGTTAATTCCTGCTTTTTTAATCGCTGTACTACCAGTAAGTCAAGGTGGATTTATTGATATAATTGATGGAACGCAGCGATTAAATTTAGCAAAAGTATTTTCAAGTCCGCACGTCTATTCATTTATCGGATTTGCCATAAGCTCTTCGCTGTTTCTATCGTCTCTGTTATTAGCAGATTACTCGAAGTCATCTGACGAAATGGAAGCTTATGCGGTCTATCGGCGTGATGCGCTCATTACAGGACCTCTTTCCCTGCTAATGGCTATCTTTATTATGATTACAATGCAATCAGAAGCAAGCTGGTTATATGATAAAATGATGCAGTTTAAGCCCCTTCTTTACGGATCTGTAGGTCTATTTGTAGTAGCTGGCATTGCTCTGCTGCTACCTTCTCAAAAAGGAAAAGGCATGCCTCGTTTAGCCGTGGTATCCATTATCCTTCAATATTTCTTAGCAAGTTACGTATACG
This genomic interval carries:
- a CDS encoding cytochrome d ubiquinol oxidase subunit II; this translates as MADSLLAITVIWGFIFIYAVMGTMDFGAGFWSMVYINRTKTNATDVANRYLSPTWEVTNVFIVAIVVALFSFFPRATFTLGTVLLIPGSIILLLLSIRSGFLVFSHYASSFKYRRALVYISGISGVLIPAFLIAVLPVSQGGFIDIIDGTQRLNLAKVFSSPHVYSFIGFAISSSLFLSSLLLADYSKSSDEMEAYAVYRRDALITGPLSLLMAIFIMITMQSEASWLYDKMMQFKPLLYGSVGLFVVAGIALLLPSQKGKGMPRLAVVSIILQYFLASYVYGLSHLPYVVYPNVTIENGFTHPDAFHSLFIVYIVGFAILFPGFFYFWRLFMKDNKEYSKKKPY